The proteins below come from a single Epinephelus moara isolate mb chromosome 19, YSFRI_EMoa_1.0, whole genome shotgun sequence genomic window:
- the mzt1 gene encoding mitotic-spindle organizing protein 1 — MASAANANLNAVRETMDVLLEISRLLNTGLDMESLSICVRLCEQGINPEALSAVIKELRKASETLKASENCTN, encoded by the exons ATGGCAAGTGCAGCAAATGCAAACTTAAACGCAGTCCGGGAGACAATGGAcg TGCTTCTGGAGATCTCCAGGTTGCTGAACACAGGTTTGGACATGGAGTCTCTGTCCATATGTGTGAGACTGTGTGAGCAGGGCATCAACCCAGAAGCTCTGTCTGCAGTCATCAAAGAGCTGCGTAAAGCTTCTGAAACGCTAAAG gcTTCTGAAAACTGCACTAACTGA
- the bora gene encoding protein aurora borealis isoform X2: MGDHIELQITPETPGRPSIRNPFESPNDYHHLHESLVPSPSVFKSKPCKATPPKFNWSIDEMASLLPVHIDPEDIQRQSFYLSQTRMDSDIEEKRQNAIEQFFTKGTIVPSPWAAPDPRKGPQIYTKNLKSAMIAEEPEKISVACQTTLSLPLAFDLEKILGDHYRYEEPCDAVQESLSSSSLRRKLFLDGQGPYSGSDSSSPPSPERSYARQERLSLNRGEEAEGGVAVSEGEALSSIFSSPLPRSVLAPTPSTGQFSSSPIQHGCFRDCSLGSITSPLFPDRSSPAGLVSPTISPILAHVARTPTCSAERKQPSNLTPNGVPLDVDGTSCNESPFVEGCSPIRSCSPHQRHCYTEPQHNARPKPRPRVRCWASPPLISPILNPNLQDNQEAEDQLPFSSSSSSSSSLPPMELDPASPLARSAHPADNERVCLNPMEPVKMEEGKETETDGRLEDEEEESGNHSGQLTSSRMGNVSATESSQMFVSLLAEGSSIRYDSSMQVDSGYNTTSAGTASLIDLLSSDCHGKESFSSNLAEDGFQLTRHTKLKVFYPHH, translated from the exons ATGGGGGACCATATTGAGCTACAAATCACTCCAGAGACTCCAGGCAGACCATCCATTAGAAACCCCTTTGAAAGTCCTAATGACTACCACCACCTTCATGAATCCCTGGTGCCAAGCCCATCTGTCTTCAAGTCCAAGCCTTGTAAAGCT ACTCCACCCAAGTTTAACTGGTCTATTGATGAAATGGCCAGCCTTCTCCCTGTCCACATAGACCCCGAGGACATCCAGCGACAGTCTTTTTACCTCAGCCAGACAAG GATGGATTCTGACATTGAGGAGAAGCGTCAGAATGCTATCGAGCAG TTTTTCACCAAAGGAACCATCGTGCCCTCGCCCTGGGCAGCACCAGACCCCCGTAAAGGCCCCCAGATCTATACGAAAA ATTTGAAGTCTGCAATGATTGCAGAGGAGCCAGAAAAAATCTCAG TTGCTTGTCAGACAACTCTTTCATTACCTCTGGCTTTTGATTTGGAGAAAATACTAG GGGATCATTACCGCTACGAGGAACCGTGTGATGCTGTGCAGGAGAGTCTCAGTTCCTCCTCCTTAAGACGAAAACTCTTCCTCGATGGCCAGGGCCCTTACAGTGGCTCTGACAGCTCCAGTCCGCCAAGTCCAGAGAGAAGCTATGCCAGGCAGGAGAGGCTTTCTCTGAACCGAGGAGAGGAAGCTGAGGGAGGGGTTGCAGTTTCGGAGGGAGAAGCTTTATCATCTATCTTTTCCTCCCCTTTGCCCCGCAGCGTTTTGGCTCCGACTCCCTCTACA GGTCAGTTCTCATCCAGTCCCATCCAGCATGGCTGCTTCCGGGACTGCAGCCTCGGCAGCATCACCAGTCCTCTGTTCCCTGATAGGTCGTCTCCTGCTGGTCTTGTCTCCCCCACAATTTCTCCTATTCTTGCACATGTAGCACGCACACCCACATGTTCAG CTGAGAGGAAGCAGCCGAGCAACTTGACTCCAAACGGCGTTCCCCTGGACGTAGATGGCACTTCCTGCAACGAGAGTCCATTTGTCGAGGGTTGCTCTCCCATTCGTAGCTGCTCCCCACACCAGCGCCACTGTTACACCGAGCCCCAGCACAATGCCAGACCCAAGCCCCGGCCCCGAGTCCGCTGCTGGGCCTCCCCTCCCCTCATCTCCCCGATCCTCAACCCTAACCTCCAAGACAATCAGGAAGCTGAGGATCAACTCCCCttttcctcctcgtcctcctcctcctcttctctcccccCTATGGAGCTAGATCCAGCTTCGCCCCTGGCCCGCAGCGCTCACCCCGCTGACAATGAGAGAGTTTGTTTGAATCCTATGgaacctgtgaaaatggaggaAGGCAAGGAGACGGAGACAGACGGGAGGttggaggatgaagaggaggaaagtgGAAATCATTCAGGACAGCTGACCAGCTCTCGCATGGGCAATGTGTCGGCGACAGAGAGCTCTCAGATGTTTGTATCTCTTCTGGCAGAGGGAAGCAGCATACGCTACGATTCCAGCATGCAG gtggaCAGCGGGTACAACACTACCTCAGCAGGCACTGCCAGTCTTATAGATCTACTCAGCTCAGACTGTCACGGCAAAGAGTCCTTCAGTTCAAACCTGGCAGAAGACGGTTTCCAACTCACTCGACACACTAAACTAAAG GTATTCTATCCTCACCACTGA
- the bora gene encoding protein aurora borealis isoform X1 codes for MSEMSFSFMLTSGKMGDHIELQITPETPGRPSIRNPFESPNDYHHLHESLVPSPSVFKSKPCKATPPKFNWSIDEMASLLPVHIDPEDIQRQSFYLSQTRMDSDIEEKRQNAIEQFFTKGTIVPSPWAAPDPRKGPQIYTKNLKSAMIAEEPEKISVACQTTLSLPLAFDLEKILGDHYRYEEPCDAVQESLSSSSLRRKLFLDGQGPYSGSDSSSPPSPERSYARQERLSLNRGEEAEGGVAVSEGEALSSIFSSPLPRSVLAPTPSTGQFSSSPIQHGCFRDCSLGSITSPLFPDRSSPAGLVSPTISPILAHVARTPTCSAERKQPSNLTPNGVPLDVDGTSCNESPFVEGCSPIRSCSPHQRHCYTEPQHNARPKPRPRVRCWASPPLISPILNPNLQDNQEAEDQLPFSSSSSSSSSLPPMELDPASPLARSAHPADNERVCLNPMEPVKMEEGKETETDGRLEDEEEESGNHSGQLTSSRMGNVSATESSQMFVSLLAEGSSIRYDSSMQVDSGYNTTSAGTASLIDLLSSDCHGKESFSSNLAEDGFQLTRHTKLKVFYPHH; via the exons atgtctgaaaTGTCATTTTCCTTTATGCTGACTTCAGGTAAAATGGGGGACCATATTGAGCTACAAATCACTCCAGAGACTCCAGGCAGACCATCCATTAGAAACCCCTTTGAAAGTCCTAATGACTACCACCACCTTCATGAATCCCTGGTGCCAAGCCCATCTGTCTTCAAGTCCAAGCCTTGTAAAGCT ACTCCACCCAAGTTTAACTGGTCTATTGATGAAATGGCCAGCCTTCTCCCTGTCCACATAGACCCCGAGGACATCCAGCGACAGTCTTTTTACCTCAGCCAGACAAG GATGGATTCTGACATTGAGGAGAAGCGTCAGAATGCTATCGAGCAG TTTTTCACCAAAGGAACCATCGTGCCCTCGCCCTGGGCAGCACCAGACCCCCGTAAAGGCCCCCAGATCTATACGAAAA ATTTGAAGTCTGCAATGATTGCAGAGGAGCCAGAAAAAATCTCAG TTGCTTGTCAGACAACTCTTTCATTACCTCTGGCTTTTGATTTGGAGAAAATACTAG GGGATCATTACCGCTACGAGGAACCGTGTGATGCTGTGCAGGAGAGTCTCAGTTCCTCCTCCTTAAGACGAAAACTCTTCCTCGATGGCCAGGGCCCTTACAGTGGCTCTGACAGCTCCAGTCCGCCAAGTCCAGAGAGAAGCTATGCCAGGCAGGAGAGGCTTTCTCTGAACCGAGGAGAGGAAGCTGAGGGAGGGGTTGCAGTTTCGGAGGGAGAAGCTTTATCATCTATCTTTTCCTCCCCTTTGCCCCGCAGCGTTTTGGCTCCGACTCCCTCTACA GGTCAGTTCTCATCCAGTCCCATCCAGCATGGCTGCTTCCGGGACTGCAGCCTCGGCAGCATCACCAGTCCTCTGTTCCCTGATAGGTCGTCTCCTGCTGGTCTTGTCTCCCCCACAATTTCTCCTATTCTTGCACATGTAGCACGCACACCCACATGTTCAG CTGAGAGGAAGCAGCCGAGCAACTTGACTCCAAACGGCGTTCCCCTGGACGTAGATGGCACTTCCTGCAACGAGAGTCCATTTGTCGAGGGTTGCTCTCCCATTCGTAGCTGCTCCCCACACCAGCGCCACTGTTACACCGAGCCCCAGCACAATGCCAGACCCAAGCCCCGGCCCCGAGTCCGCTGCTGGGCCTCCCCTCCCCTCATCTCCCCGATCCTCAACCCTAACCTCCAAGACAATCAGGAAGCTGAGGATCAACTCCCCttttcctcctcgtcctcctcctcctcttctctcccccCTATGGAGCTAGATCCAGCTTCGCCCCTGGCCCGCAGCGCTCACCCCGCTGACAATGAGAGAGTTTGTTTGAATCCTATGgaacctgtgaaaatggaggaAGGCAAGGAGACGGAGACAGACGGGAGGttggaggatgaagaggaggaaagtgGAAATCATTCAGGACAGCTGACCAGCTCTCGCATGGGCAATGTGTCGGCGACAGAGAGCTCTCAGATGTTTGTATCTCTTCTGGCAGAGGGAAGCAGCATACGCTACGATTCCAGCATGCAG gtggaCAGCGGGTACAACACTACCTCAGCAGGCACTGCCAGTCTTATAGATCTACTCAGCTCAGACTGTCACGGCAAAGAGTCCTTCAGTTCAAACCTGGCAGAAGACGGTTTCCAACTCACTCGACACACTAAACTAAAG GTATTCTATCCTCACCACTGA